In candidate division WOR-3 bacterium, the following are encoded in one genomic region:
- a CDS encoding 4Fe-4S dicluster domain-containing protein, with protein MDTYFLANARCGAWFSRLAGRFNLFYPALLEERVHWQKYVPAGFRLEQLALRQIRAAESIKPFLFSPRERVASFPEPLSPDGKDMPTLLFGLKGCDLRGIAVHKKMFLEGEFADPFYARRLANTYFIGADCPVPEPSCFCNLLGLQPFLTQEVDLSLSVLDDGWLVEVISERGRELIDGDFVPANGSQLSQRQAQRERALAVLKQQNPKEWNPNLAGAIAERTSDRKFWVDAGADCVECFGCLMTCPTCFCFLLYDQGNAERFERTKVWDFCYIPMYARVGGGANPRPTFVQRFINRFHCKFMHAKNQNGFYACSGCGRCFTTCMGRIDIRKILGQL; from the coding sequence TTGGACACTTATTTTCTCGCTAACGCTCGCTGCGGTGCATGGTTCAGCCGGCTGGCGGGCCGGTTTAATCTTTTTTACCCCGCGCTGCTGGAGGAGCGGGTTCACTGGCAGAAATATGTTCCCGCCGGTTTTCGACTGGAACAGCTGGCATTACGGCAGATCCGGGCTGCTGAGTCGATCAAGCCGTTTCTGTTTTCACCTCGGGAGCGGGTGGCGTCTTTTCCTGAACCTCTAAGTCCCGATGGTAAAGATATGCCGACACTGCTTTTCGGACTGAAGGGTTGTGACCTGCGGGGGATTGCGGTGCATAAGAAGATGTTTCTTGAAGGGGAGTTTGCCGACCCTTTCTATGCCCGGCGTCTGGCGAATACCTATTTTATCGGTGCGGACTGTCCGGTGCCTGAGCCTTCCTGTTTCTGCAATCTGCTTGGTCTGCAACCATTTCTGACTCAGGAGGTGGACCTGAGTCTGAGTGTGCTTGATGACGGCTGGCTGGTGGAGGTAATTTCAGAGCGGGGTCGTGAGCTGATCGACGGTGATTTTGTGCCGGCAAACGGTTCTCAGCTCAGTCAGCGTCAGGCGCAGCGGGAGCGGGCGCTGGCAGTATTAAAACAGCAGAACCCGAAAGAGTGGAATCCGAATCTGGCAGGGGCGATTGCGGAACGGACCAGCGACAGAAAATTCTGGGTTGATGCCGGCGCGGACTGTGTTGAGTGCTTCGGCTGTCTTATGACCTGTCCGACCTGTTTCTGCTTTCTTCTTTACGATCAGGGAAATGCGGAACGGTTTGAGCGGACAAAAGTCTGGGACTTCTGTTATATCCCGATGTATGCCCGGGTGGGGGGAGGTGCCAATCCGCGTCCGACATTTGTTCAACGGTTTATCAACCGGTTTCACTGCAAGTTTATGCATGCGAAGAATCAGAACGGGTTTTACGCCTGTTCCGGCTGCGGCCGGTGTTTCACCACCTGCATGGGCCGGATTGATATCCGTAAGATTTTGGGGCAGTTATGA
- the nuoB gene encoding NADH-quinone oxidoreductase subunit NuoB, producing the protein MRDLRLWGLKKSPWVYHVAAASCNNCDIEILELLTPRYDVERFGVVLVGSPRHADALLVTGVINRKSLPRVLEVYEQTPKPCLVIAIGTCACNNHIFRNSYNAVGPYDKHIPVHAYIPGCPPKPEAMILGVVKALSKL; encoded by the coding sequence ATGAGGGATTTAAGGCTCTGGGGTCTTAAGAAATCGCCGTGGGTTTACCATGTAGCGGCAGCATCCTGTAATAACTGTGATATTGAGATTCTGGAACTTCTGACCCCCCGTTATGATGTTGAGCGGTTTGGAGTGGTGCTGGTTGGTTCTCCGCGGCATGCGGATGCCCTGCTGGTGACTGGGGTAATCAATCGCAAGTCGCTCCCGCGGGTCCTTGAGGTTTATGAGCAGACGCCGAAACCCTGCCTGGTGATTGCGATCGGCACCTGTGCCTGTAATAATCATATATTCCGGAACTCCTACAATGCGGTCGGTCCCTATGACAAGCACATTCCGGTCCATGCCTATATTCCCGGTTGTCCACCCAAACCCGAGGCGATGATTTTAGGTGTCGTTAAGGCACTTAGCAAACTATGA
- a CDS encoding complex I subunit 1 family protein produces MSTWFSGWRLIVGFLVTVIGVPVVGLVLTWVDRFVSARVQWRKGPPFYQPFADILKLLLKQTIVPQGVARTAFLFAPVVGIAGMTLVAMLIIYSNFNTVVNQQSSFIGDIIVLLYCFALVPISFIIGASASGNPVAAVGASREMTLYLGYELPFVLAILIPVVKVTQQWGVASALRIGGLVAYQQQFGPLLYSVSGVIAAVIILFTIQAKLGYVPFDIPEAEQEIMSGVIVEYSGAPLALFRITRAMAFVLLPLFLITLLWGGLRDWWALLKFLLIVVLIVLMKNTNPRLTIHQALRFFWFILAPIGIIGLVLAFIGL; encoded by the coding sequence ATGAGCACCTGGTTTAGCGGCTGGCGACTGATTGTCGGGTTTCTGGTAACGGTAATCGGGGTCCCAGTTGTGGGGCTGGTGCTTACCTGGGTAGACCGGTTCGTTTCTGCCCGCGTGCAGTGGCGCAAGGGTCCACCGTTCTACCAGCCGTTTGCCGATATCCTGAAATTGCTTTTGAAACAGACAATAGTACCGCAAGGGGTGGCGCGAACAGCATTTCTGTTTGCCCCGGTCGTCGGTATTGCGGGAATGACGCTGGTGGCAATGTTGATTATTTACAGTAACTTTAATACAGTTGTTAATCAGCAGAGTTCATTCATTGGTGATATTATCGTTTTGCTTTACTGTTTTGCGCTGGTCCCGATCTCCTTTATTATCGGTGCGTCGGCATCGGGAAATCCGGTGGCAGCGGTTGGTGCCTCCCGGGAGATGACCCTTTATCTGGGTTATGAACTGCCGTTTGTCCTGGCGATTCTGATTCCGGTGGTAAAGGTGACACAGCAGTGGGGTGTTGCCAGCGCACTCCGGATCGGCGGTCTCGTCGCCTATCAACAGCAGTTCGGACCTCTGCTTTACTCGGTATCAGGGGTGATCGCGGCGGTGATCATTCTTTTTACCATTCAGGCAAAGCTGGGCTATGTGCCGTTTGACATTCCCGAGGCCGAGCAGGAGATTATGTCGGGTGTGATTGTCGAGTACTCCGGTGCACCGTTGGCGCTGTTCCGGATTACCCGAGCGATGGCATTTGTCCTCCTGCCGCTGTTTCTGATTACACTGCTTTGGGGTGGGTTGCGCGACTGGTGGGCTTTGCTGAAATTTCTGTTGATTGTGGTTCTGATTGTCCTGATGAAAAATACCAACCCGCGGTTGACCATTCATCAGGCTTTGAGGTTTTTCTGGTTTATTCTGGCACCGATAGGGATAATCGGGCTGGTACTCGCATTTATCGGATTATGA
- a CDS encoding NADH-quinone oxidoreductase subunit C, which produces MSGSLQFLRERFPQIEVLEKNPRRLYIRIPREQLTAAARFLHEERGMRLSICTGIDTRDGFEVLYHFSEDSTGIIYTLKVLVPKDDPKVESLGSWFPAAQWIEREMHELLGIDFVGHPNLRPLLTSDTDWKPDRRPLRRDYERRNEAHER; this is translated from the coding sequence ATGAGCGGTTCACTGCAGTTTCTTCGTGAGCGGTTTCCGCAGATTGAGGTATTGGAAAAGAATCCGCGCCGGCTCTACATCCGGATTCCGCGCGAGCAGCTGACGGCAGCAGCACGGTTTCTCCACGAGGAACGGGGAATGCGGCTCTCGATCTGCACCGGTATCGATACCCGGGATGGGTTTGAGGTTCTTTACCATTTTTCTGAGGATTCCACCGGAATCATTTATACGCTCAAGGTCTTGGTTCCAAAGGATGATCCAAAGGTGGAATCGCTGGGCAGCTGGTTTCCGGCAGCACAGTGGATTGAGCGGGAGATGCACGAGCTGCTGGGTATTGATTTCGTCGGTCATCCGAATTTGAGGCCCCTGCTGACTTCAGATACTGACTGGAAGCCTGATCGTCGGCCCCTGCGCCGGGATTATGAACGGAGGAATGAAGCCCATGAGCGATGA
- a CDS encoding DUF1893 domain-containing protein, producing MVVKPHPFNRTRAEKLLRYLDSFGWSLFIIRGSSIIFSTDQPGAHPLLTIAQKFHSGLAGATVVDRVVGICAARVFCHLRAGSVIARTMSRTGWDLLTQTRIPCFYQELVEHIRNHTGTDICPFEKMALRIPAPVRLLREMEKKIKRAEQAPP from the coding sequence ATGGTGGTAAAACCGCATCCGTTCAACCGCACCCGAGCTGAAAAACTGCTTCGGTATCTGGACAGCTTTGGCTGGTCACTGTTTATCATCAGGGGGAGTAGTATCATTTTTTCCACAGACCAGCCCGGTGCCCATCCCCTTCTGACAATTGCCCAAAAATTCCACTCCGGTTTAGCGGGCGCCACGGTGGTTGATCGGGTTGTCGGCATCTGTGCCGCCCGGGTCTTCTGCCATCTCAGGGCAGGCAGTGTGATTGCCCGTACCATGTCGCGCACCGGCTGGGATCTGCTGACTCAAACTCGAATTCCCTGCTTTTATCAGGAACTGGTCGAACATATCCGTAACCATACCGGCACCGATATCTGTCCTTTTGAGAAAATGGCATTAAGAATCCCTGCGCCCGTCCGGCTCCTGCGGGAAATGGAAAAGAAAATAAAAAGGGCGGAGCAGGCTCCGCCCTGA
- a CDS encoding 4Fe-4S dicluster domain-containing protein encodes MAGTGVETQNSKRLFVRLDWCIGCRSCEAACRSRFKGEARIRYAEISETVLIPMPCRHCAEPLCAAACPFEVIKKDEERGIVYQSSVHCVGCRSCILACPFGVLDKELLRRIAQKCSLCQDRDGGPRCAASCPTGALQFVTEAEIKEQQIGKRTSARLSFWRRV; translated from the coding sequence ATGGCGGGTACAGGAGTAGAAACTCAAAACTCCAAGCGGCTTTTTGTCCGGCTTGACTGGTGCATTGGCTGCCGGTCATGTGAGGCAGCCTGCCGGAGCCGTTTCAAGGGTGAAGCCCGGATCCGGTATGCTGAAATCAGCGAGACCGTGTTGATACCCATGCCCTGCCGTCACTGTGCAGAACCGCTCTGTGCTGCTGCCTGTCCATTTGAGGTGATCAAAAAGGATGAGGAGCGGGGAATTGTTTATCAGTCGAGCGTTCACTGTGTCGGCTGCCGTTCCTGTATCCTCGCTTGTCCTTTCGGAGTTCTGGACAAGGAGCTCCTGCGTCGGATAGCCCAGAAATGCAGTCTGTGTCAGGATCGCGATGGAGGTCCACGCTGTGCTGCGAGCTGCCCCACTGGTGCCCTGCAGTTCGTCACCGAGGCGGAAATCAAGGAACAGCAGATAGGTAAACGTACCAGTGCCCGGCTGTCGTTCTGGAGGCGGGTATGA
- a CDS encoding FAD/NAD(P)-binding protein: MSGAVKNPYQPVRAQILNVIEETPNIRTFVLKPETEIPFLAGQFVELTIPGFGEAPFTPSSSQFQRETLEMTIMRVGRATSALFTKKPGEWLGIRGPYGKPYPLREFEGRDIYIVGGGVGLAPLRALFLALVHEIKKYGRIYLRYGARTPRDIVYKQQLKEWEKIKGVDIDLSVDSATEPWERKVGVVTCLMDEIPCDVKKSVAVVCGPPIMMKFVTKKLVEAGFPGKNIYLSMEMNMSCGLGQCGHCRLGPYFTCKDGPVLTWEQIKDIEEPFL, encoded by the coding sequence ATGAGCGGTGCGGTCAAGAATCCCTATCAGCCGGTAAGGGCACAGATCCTTAATGTGATTGAGGAAACTCCCAATATACGCACTTTTGTTCTGAAACCGGAAACGGAGATCCCGTTCCTTGCCGGGCAGTTTGTGGAGCTGACCATTCCCGGGTTTGGCGAGGCACCCTTTACCCCTTCGTCATCGCAATTCCAGCGTGAAACATTGGAGATGACGATTATGCGCGTGGGCAGAGCAACTTCAGCACTCTTTACCAAAAAGCCCGGTGAGTGGCTCGGAATCCGCGGTCCATACGGCAAACCTTATCCGCTTAGGGAGTTTGAGGGCCGGGATATTTATATCGTTGGCGGTGGTGTTGGCTTGGCACCGCTCCGGGCGCTGTTTCTGGCGCTGGTACACGAAATTAAGAAGTATGGCAGAATTTATCTCAGGTATGGTGCCCGTACGCCCAGGGACATCGTGTATAAACAGCAGCTGAAAGAGTGGGAAAAGATCAAGGGTGTTGATATTGACCTTTCAGTTGACAGTGCGACTGAACCCTGGGAGCGCAAGGTTGGTGTTGTTACCTGCTTAATGGACGAGATTCCCTGTGATGTGAAGAAGAGTGTGGCGGTGGTATGTGGTCCCCCGATCATGATGAAATTTGTAACAAAAAAACTGGTTGAAGCCGGTTTTCCGGGGAAAAATATCTATCTTTCAATGGAGATGAACATGTCCTGCGGTCTCGGACAGTGCGGTCACTGCCGGCTCGGACCGTATTTTACCTGCAAGGACGGTCCGGTATTGACTTGGGAGCAGATCAAAGATATTGAGGAGCCGTTCCTGTGA
- a CDS encoding FG-GAP-like repeat-containing protein, giving the protein MRCLILLLLSAGFASAQLNYAECSNGFQNPALEGGRTELEFADVNNDGNIDILSIGDHGSPYINTQEHGVMVWFGDGRGNWNVYQYGNFGYGGIAVGDVNGDGLLDVGYGMHHNYSGEDLGDDMLEVALGDGTGRVWTAWDDGLMPGGACWGMFSTDFADVDHDGDLDIGSCSFGYGIGLRVYLNQGDGTWQLSWGTPESINCDMEFYFRDVNRDGNPDIIAATAGPAVYFGDGTGRFYPGDSGLPRSNYGLSGISPGDVDNDGGFDVAFCNSAGGVEVWIYDEIEGVWHSRSNGLPSSGNYGGTQLCDMNADGFCDLVAVGGGRLTVWTGDGSGNWVQAADVATNAPGTYRALRTGADFDHNGKPDIAIIINEGSWPNYRNWAHAYKEASLPDSLQIYPVFPRGGERFWNGAVQFLDWWSAVPGSADSSLVRLELSVNGVNGPWFLIADSLKNNGRYQWRVPETVSSRYCYIRYTVYRGIHASSEITPGPFFIGNPVSLNERVGDVFLWALRLTPNPAKNRVTLDLGVPVVSGQQIKLFDAQGRLMGAFEVSARTMTVALDRFPAGTYFVVLGNGRGNRLIVYK; this is encoded by the coding sequence ATGCGTTGTTTGATTCTTCTCTTGCTCAGCGCCGGTTTCGCTTCTGCCCAGCTCAATTATGCCGAGTGTTCCAACGGATTCCAGAATCCGGCGCTGGAAGGGGGCAGGACCGAGTTGGAGTTTGCCGATGTCAATAATGACGGTAACATTGACATCCTTTCCATCGGTGACCACGGCAGTCCTTATATCAACACGCAGGAGCACGGGGTGATGGTCTGGTTTGGTGACGGCCGGGGCAACTGGAATGTCTATCAGTATGGCAATTTCGGTTATGGCGGGATTGCGGTCGGTGATGTCAACGGTGACGGTCTGCTGGATGTGGGTTACGGTATGCACCACAACTACTCGGGTGAGGATTTGGGAGATGACATGCTGGAGGTGGCACTCGGTGATGGTACCGGCAGAGTGTGGACCGCCTGGGATGACGGGTTGATGCCCGGTGGTGCCTGCTGGGGGATGTTTTCCACCGACTTTGCCGATGTCGACCATGACGGCGATCTTGATATCGGTTCCTGCTCATTCGGTTATGGTATCGGGTTGCGGGTTTATCTTAATCAGGGTGACGGTACCTGGCAGCTGTCTTGGGGGACGCCGGAGAGCATTAACTGTGATATGGAGTTTTATTTTCGGGATGTGAACCGGGACGGCAATCCGGATATCATCGCCGCCACCGCCGGACCCGCGGTCTATTTTGGTGACGGCACCGGCAGGTTCTATCCGGGTGACAGCGGTCTGCCCCGGTCAAATTACGGTCTGTCCGGCATTTCCCCCGGTGATGTTGATAATGACGGCGGATTTGATGTTGCCTTCTGCAATAGTGCAGGCGGGGTTGAGGTCTGGATCTATGACGAGATTGAGGGTGTCTGGCACAGCCGGAGCAATGGACTGCCTTCTTCCGGCAATTATGGCGGCACCCAGCTTTGTGATATGAATGCGGACGGGTTCTGTGACCTAGTGGCGGTTGGAGGTGGACGGCTGACTGTCTGGACTGGTGATGGCAGCGGTAACTGGGTTCAGGCGGCCGATGTTGCCACCAATGCACCCGGGACCTACCGGGCGCTGCGCACCGGTGCTGATTTTGATCACAATGGCAAACCAGACATCGCAATCATCATTAATGAGGGCTCCTGGCCCAATTACCGGAACTGGGCACACGCCTATAAAGAGGCATCACTGCCGGACAGTCTGCAAATTTATCCGGTCTTTCCGCGAGGCGGTGAGCGGTTCTGGAACGGTGCGGTGCAGTTCCTTGACTGGTGGAGTGCGGTGCCGGGGTCTGCAGATTCTTCCCTAGTCCGTCTTGAGCTTTCAGTCAACGGGGTAAACGGACCGTGGTTTTTAATCGCCGACAGTCTGAAGAACAATGGCCGGTATCAGTGGCGGGTGCCGGAGACGGTCAGTTCCCGTTACTGTTATATCCGATATACTGTTTACAGGGGAATTCATGCAAGCAGTGAAATTACTCCTGGCCCGTTTTTTATCGGAAACCCGGTCAGCCTGAATGAGAGAGTAGGTGATGTTTTTCTGTGGGCACTCAGGCTGACACCAAATCCGGCAAAAAACCGGGTAACGCTGGATCTTGGGGTACCGGTTGTCTCCGGACAGCAGATAAAACTGTTTGACGCCCAGGGCAGGCTGATGGGGGCATTTGAGGTCAGTGCCAGGACCATGACCGTTGCGCTTGACCGTTTTCCGGCTGGAACCTATTTTGTGGTTCTGGGAAATGGCAGAGGCAACCGCTTGATTGTTTATAAATAA
- a CDS encoding nickel-dependent hydrogenase large subunit translates to MSDETKTRRIVPIGPYHPLQEEPEFFKLIVEGETVVDLEINLGYNHRGHEFISPELTYEQVPFLVERICGICSNSHPLAAVLAIEDCAGIKPPLRANYIRSIIHELERIHSHLLWVGLAGHFIGYNTVWMWAWRYREHILQVFEMITGNRNHYGANKPGGVRWDIKPEQVPEIRAALDLVEKKTMMLTKAVLDDPVIRARLEGVGILTREQAIAWSVVGPTARASGVDIDVRRDDPHCAYDQVPWNVIVLPEGDVFAKAKVRLLEIFESIKIIRGCLDKLPEGPIDMRIDEIPPGEGIGRTEAPRGEVFHYIRSDGTNRPLRHKIRAPSYMNIASNVVAVKGGSIADAALTLAAVDPCYCCTERMAAFEDGRLKYAGKDLLRLSWEKTERIRERLK, encoded by the coding sequence ATGAGCGATGAAACAAAGACCAGACGGATAGTTCCGATCGGTCCATATCACCCGTTGCAGGAGGAACCGGAGTTCTTCAAACTAATCGTCGAAGGGGAGACGGTTGTTGATCTGGAGATCAATCTGGGTTACAACCATCGCGGGCATGAGTTTATCTCTCCAGAGTTAACCTACGAGCAGGTGCCGTTTCTGGTGGAACGTATCTGCGGCATCTGTTCCAATTCCCATCCGCTGGCGGCGGTGCTGGCAATTGAGGACTGTGCGGGTATCAAGCCGCCACTGCGGGCAAACTACATTCGCAGTATTATTCATGAACTGGAGCGGATACACTCTCATCTGCTGTGGGTTGGGCTGGCAGGCCATTTTATCGGTTATAATACGGTGTGGATGTGGGCGTGGCGTTACCGTGAACATATCCTGCAGGTGTTTGAGATGATTACCGGGAACCGGAATCATTACGGTGCCAACAAGCCGGGAGGAGTGCGTTGGGATATCAAACCGGAACAAGTTCCGGAAATCAGGGCAGCGCTGGATCTGGTGGAGAAAAAGACGATGATGCTGACCAAGGCGGTACTGGATGATCCGGTGATCCGGGCACGGCTGGAAGGGGTAGGGATTCTGACCCGGGAACAGGCGATCGCCTGGTCAGTAGTTGGTCCCACTGCCCGGGCATCAGGCGTTGATATTGATGTCCGGCGGGATGACCCGCACTGCGCCTATGACCAGGTTCCTTGGAATGTGATTGTGTTGCCGGAGGGGGATGTTTTTGCCAAAGCCAAGGTCCGGCTGCTGGAGATTTTCGAGTCGATAAAAATAATCCGGGGATGTCTGGATAAACTGCCGGAGGGACCGATTGATATGCGGATCGACGAGATCCCTCCAGGCGAAGGGATTGGCAGGACCGAGGCACCGCGGGGCGAGGTTTTTCATTATATCCGTTCGGACGGAACAAACCGGCCCTTAAGGCACAAAATCCGTGCCCCCAGTTATATGAATATCGCTTCGAATGTGGTGGCGGTCAAGGGTGGTTCGATTGCCGATGCGGCGCTGACGCTGGCGGCGGTTGATCCCTGCTACTGCTGTACTGAGCGGATGGCGGCATTTGAGGACGGCAGACTGAAATATGCGGGAAAGGACCTGCTGCGGCTGTCGTGGGAGAAAACAGAGCGGATCCGGGAGCGGTTGAAATGA
- a CDS encoding molybdopterin dinucleotide binding domain-containing protein, whose protein sequence is MIRKTVCDFCLNGCNLGVIFDGYQYRVEYLTGEAPNYGRLCPRGNSASIVIDHPKRLCYPLLDGGEISWRQAIELIGEWRQSCRSDEIAVVYSRGLTEEELGIVADFARELGTGNLICGYLEPDRYLGYGLEGVRRANLDDVTGARAILLVGDVFGVSPVAAGIILNARYADKTSRLVVIDSIRTKQAGFAHQFIQVQPGTEYRALAAIAGVLDPKLKLDVDRLAEECGVERRQLEEAAVIMKSAPNGLVGAAAGFGRVSNPLLHSLCAQLVALKADKPFAGFAEAFVPEGKVSFGQFYQQIAQGKIRLVFWFGGLYPYSYPEVLPELSKVQFRVATSIFRFNYALPGLLLPVPSEFEKAGQGDTLWRRVVREPVASPVSGSRTIAEICGAVAGRIGAGSTGETPRFSLERMLELLTADRRQTESEGYLLIGERLAIGLGEFFDSEDEILLNPTDARKLEVKDSDIVVVKSQTGEQRFGVRVSSAVRAGVAAVGVDVHKNRRLFSVKFDDATGIATIPPAKVEIWRVQE, encoded by the coding sequence GTGATCCGCAAGACGGTCTGCGATTTCTGCCTTAACGGTTGTAACCTCGGGGTCATTTTCGATGGCTATCAGTACCGGGTTGAGTATTTGACGGGTGAGGCTCCGAATTATGGCCGGCTGTGCCCGCGTGGCAATAGTGCCAGCATTGTAATTGACCATCCCAAACGGCTCTGCTATCCGTTGCTTGATGGGGGGGAAATCAGCTGGCGGCAGGCGATTGAGCTGATTGGCGAATGGCGCCAATCCTGTCGAAGCGATGAGATTGCTGTGGTTTACAGCCGTGGTCTGACTGAGGAGGAACTGGGTATTGTTGCCGATTTTGCCCGAGAGCTTGGCACCGGGAATCTGATCTGCGGTTACCTTGAGCCAGATCGGTATCTGGGCTATGGACTGGAAGGGGTCAGAAGGGCAAATCTGGATGATGTGACAGGTGCCCGGGCGATCCTGCTGGTCGGGGATGTGTTCGGAGTTTCTCCGGTGGCTGCCGGTATCATCCTGAATGCACGGTATGCTGACAAGACCAGCCGGCTTGTGGTTATTGATTCAATCCGGACCAAGCAGGCAGGTTTTGCCCATCAGTTCATTCAGGTGCAGCCGGGAACTGAGTATCGGGCTCTGGCAGCAATTGCGGGTGTTCTTGATCCGAAATTGAAGCTGGATGTGGACCGGCTTGCCGAAGAGTGTGGGGTTGAGCGGCGGCAGCTGGAGGAGGCAGCAGTGATTATGAAATCGGCACCTAACGGTCTGGTAGGCGCAGCTGCCGGCTTCGGCCGGGTCAGTAACCCGCTGCTGCACAGCCTCTGCGCCCAGCTGGTGGCACTTAAGGCGGATAAGCCGTTTGCCGGTTTTGCTGAGGCATTTGTTCCTGAGGGGAAAGTTAGTTTCGGACAGTTTTACCAGCAGATTGCACAGGGGAAAATCCGGCTGGTCTTCTGGTTTGGCGGTCTTTATCCTTACAGTTATCCTGAGGTGCTGCCTGAGTTGAGCAAAGTTCAGTTCCGGGTGGCGACCAGCATATTCCGGTTTAATTATGCCCTGCCCGGACTTTTACTTCCAGTGCCAAGTGAGTTTGAAAAGGCAGGACAGGGGGATACTCTGTGGCGCCGAGTGGTCCGGGAGCCGGTTGCCAGTCCGGTGAGCGGTTCCCGAACGATTGCGGAAATCTGTGGGGCGGTCGCGGGTAGAATTGGTGCCGGGTCAACAGGTGAAACTCCCCGGTTCAGCCTGGAGCGAATGCTTGAACTGCTCACCGCCGACCGGAGGCAAACAGAATCTGAGGGGTATCTGCTCATTGGCGAACGTCTGGCAATCGGGCTTGGTGAATTTTTCGATTCTGAGGATGAAATTCTGCTCAATCCCACTGATGCCCGGAAGCTGGAGGTAAAGGACAGTGACATCGTCGTGGTGAAGAGTCAGACTGGGGAGCAGCGGTTTGGGGTCAGAGTTTCCAGTGCAGTGCGGGCAGGGGTAGCCGCGGTTGGAGTAGACGTACATAAAAACCGGCGTCTGTTTTCTGTTAAATTTGACGACGCAACCGGTATCGCTACAATTCCCCCGGCAAAGGTTGAAATATGGCGGGTACAGGAGTAG
- a CDS encoding proton-conducting transporter membrane subunit: MNLSNWLSFGSGSVEIFLAGVFGFVGLMALLYSIARIKGFPRQQAEYYIFLLVLIAAGIALVFARELLVIFVLWELATISLWRLVSYFRNQEAVDAGLWALYINFAAAAVMLVGLVIIQLELGSWSLGELQGQELPMFPALLVLAGIVAKSAALPLYIWLPRAYRSAPASVCALLSGLAENMGLVLFFKLFVQTVKVQEQFYLISAVLAVGSALIAGGVALTVRTVRDTLAYSTVSQLGFILLALSVRGDYGITSALLYILAHAVAKSGLFFAAGAIEDAAGTGELEQLGGWSRVSPALAGATGVLTLSIMGLPPTLGFFAKLGVVLAAVRSNLLYGIGALAAALFTMLYMSRFYARIFLGGDGSKPIKISRMAIGLVIVMAVVSIAAGIFWFVPVRFFEGGW; encoded by the coding sequence ATGAATTTGAGTAACTGGCTGAGTTTTGGCAGTGGAAGTGTGGAGATATTTCTTGCCGGCGTCTTCGGTTTCGTCGGTTTGATGGCGCTGCTGTATTCAATTGCCAGGATTAAGGGATTCCCCCGACAGCAGGCCGAATACTACATTTTCTTACTGGTGCTTATTGCCGCTGGGATAGCGCTGGTTTTTGCCCGGGAGCTGCTGGTGATATTTGTGCTGTGGGAGTTGGCAACCATTTCCCTATGGAGGCTGGTGTCCTATTTCCGGAATCAAGAGGCGGTTGATGCAGGTCTGTGGGCGCTGTATATCAATTTTGCCGCAGCAGCGGTGATGCTGGTTGGGCTGGTGATAATTCAGCTTGAGCTGGGCAGCTGGAGTCTGGGGGAACTGCAGGGGCAGGAACTGCCGATGTTTCCCGCACTGCTGGTGCTGGCCGGCATCGTTGCAAAATCAGCGGCGCTGCCACTTTACATCTGGCTGCCCCGTGCCTACCGTTCTGCTCCGGCGTCGGTGTGTGCACTGCTTTCCGGGCTGGCTGAAAACATGGGTTTGGTGCTGTTTTTCAAACTGTTTGTGCAGACGGTCAAGGTTCAAGAGCAGTTTTACCTGATCAGTGCCGTGCTGGCGGTTGGTTCCGCATTAATCGCTGGCGGAGTTGCACTAACCGTGCGTACCGTCCGTGATACCCTTGCTTATTCGACAGTCAGTCAGCTGGGGTTTATACTTTTGGCACTTTCGGTTCGTGGCGATTACGGCATCACCAGTGCCCTGCTTTACATTCTGGCGCATGCAGTAGCAAAATCCGGGCTTTTCTTTGCCGCAGGTGCGATTGAGGATGCGGCTGGGACTGGCGAACTGGAGCAATTAGGTGGCTGGTCCCGGGTTTCACCGGCACTAGCGGGTGCTACCGGTGTTTTGACGCTTTCGATTATGGGATTGCCTCCCACTTTGGGGTTTTTTGCCAAGCTGGGTGTTGTCTTGGCAGCGGTCAGGAGTAATCTTCTTTACGGGATTGGAGCGCTGGCAGCTGCCCTGTTTACCATGCTTTATATGAGCCGGTTTTATGCCCGGATATTTCTTGGGGGTGATGGTTCAAAACCCATTAAGATTTCCCGGATGGCGATCGGGCTGGTGATTGTTATGGCGGTTGTAAGTATCGCTGCGGGGATTTTCTGGTTTGTGCCGGTGAGATTTTTTGAGGGGGGATGGTAA